In Misgurnus anguillicaudatus chromosome 5, ASM2758022v2, whole genome shotgun sequence, a genomic segment contains:
- the hpdb gene encoding 4-hydroxyphenylpyruvate dioxygenase, protein MTSYTDKGEKHEQGRFVCFDHITFWVGNAKQAASFYCTKLGFEPLAYCGLETGSRDVVSHVVKQGKIIYVFSSALNPGNIEMGEHLVKHGDGVKDVAFTVENCDFLVEKARERGAIIVQEPHVVEDKCGKVKLAVLQTYGDTTHTLVERAGYNGLFLPGFQPPLFCDPSLAKMPSGKLDFIDHVVGNQPDNEMVSTVEWYQRNLLFHRFWSVDDKQLQTEYSALRSIVVANYEESVKMPINEPAMGKRKSQIQEYVEYYGGPGVQHIAMNTSDIITAIRNLKERGMEFMTVPDTYYTQLTEKLKQSKVKISEDMSILEELKILVDYDDNGYLLQIFTKPIQDRPTVFLEVIQRHNHQGFGAGNFKSLFEAIEADQNARGNLTVLNSNGTSQNL, encoded by the exons ATG aCAAGCTACACTGACAAAGGTGAAAAG CACGAGCAGGGCAGGTTCGTCTGCTTTGACCACATCACTTTCTGGGTTGGAAATGCCAAACag GCAGCATCGTTTTATTGTACTAAACTGGGTTTTGAACCCTTGGCGTATTGTGGGTTGGAGACAGGCAGCCGTGATGTGGTGTCTCACGTGGTGAAACAGGGCAAG ATTATTTATGTCTTCTCCTCTGCATTGAACCCTGGCAATATAG AGATGGGTGAGCACCTGGTGAAGCACGGGGATGGTGTTAAAGATGTAGCCTTTACTGTAGAGAACTGTGACTTTTTGGTGGAG AAAGCTAGGGAGAGAGGGGCGATTATTGTTCAGGAGCCCCATGTTGTGGAGGATAAGTGTGGCAAAGTGAAACTGGCAGTGCTGCAAACA TATGGTGATACCACTCACACTTTGGTGGAGAGGGCAGGGTATAATGGGCTGTTCCTCCCCGGATTCCAGCCTCCTTTGTTCTGTGACCCTTCCCTGGCAAAAAT GCCGAGCGGCAAACTCGACTTCATTGATCATGTGGTTGGAAACCAGCCAGACAATGAGATGGTGTCAACAGTAGAATGGTA TCAGAGGAACTTGCTGTTTCACAGATTCTGGTCTGTGGATGATAAGCAGTTACAGACTGAATACAGTGCGCTGCGGTCCATAGTGGTGGCCAACTATGAAGAAAGCGTTAAAATGCCAATCAATGAACCGGCCATGGGAAAGCGCAAGTCTCAGATCCAG GAATATGTGGAGTACTATGGTGGCCCAGGGGTTCAACACATCGCCATGAACACCTCTGACATCATTACAGCA ATCCGTAACCTAAAGGAACGTGGCATGGAGTTTATGACTGTGCCCGATACTTACTACACGCAGCTCACAGAGAAGCTGAAGCAGTCCAAGGTCAAAATTTCAGAAGATATGAGCATACTGGAG GAACTTAAAATCTTGGTGGATTATGACGACAATGGCTACCTGCTCCAGATCTTTACGAAACCCATACAAGATAGGCCCACTGTATTTTTAGAGGTCATCCAGAGACACAACCATCAA GGGTTTGGTGCTGGAAATTTCAAATCTTTGTTTGAAGCAATTGAAGCTGACCAGAATGCCAGAGGAAATCTCACTGTACTTAATTCTAATGGGACATCACAGAACCTCTGA